In one Nostoc sp. KVJ3 genomic region, the following are encoded:
- a CDS encoding LuxR C-terminal-related transcriptional regulator yields the protein MVNSLHAVFHAIASVRNEQELRLALTEKISEHFGVQNWGIYLLDEQPTAQIDVQSIPAVCLESNPVGRYVVERHAPAHEQLLLSPTDWKHFCSRSDHEHVMTGPIVCDGRLVGTLNLARDKGNPAFNGNDLADLSALCIHLSAKMATLRTKPKISNSLLASPLTARELEIAELVAQGLTNAEIGEKLWITQNSVKQALKRMFRKLKVSARAEMVAKLQDIQVS from the coding sequence ATGGTTAATTCTCTCCACGCCGTATTTCATGCGATCGCTAGTGTCCGAAATGAGCAAGAATTAAGACTAGCTCTTACGGAAAAAATTAGTGAGCATTTTGGCGTGCAAAATTGGGGTATTTATCTCCTAGATGAGCAGCCAACGGCCCAAATCGATGTTCAGAGTATTCCGGCAGTATGCTTAGAGAGCAATCCAGTCGGGCGCTATGTGGTTGAACGTCACGCCCCCGCCCATGAGCAGTTATTATTATCACCAACAGACTGGAAGCATTTTTGTTCGCGTTCCGACCACGAACATGTAATGACTGGGCCAATTGTTTGCGATGGCCGTCTTGTCGGAACGCTTAACTTGGCTCGTGATAAGGGAAATCCTGCTTTTAATGGCAATGATTTAGCTGATTTGAGTGCCCTATGCATTCATTTGTCAGCAAAAATGGCGACTCTGCGGACAAAACCAAAAATATCCAATTCCCTTTTAGCAAGTCCTCTAACAGCGCGTGAGTTAGAAATTGCTGAGTTAGTGGCGCAGGGATTAACAAACGCGGAAATCGGTGAAAAGCTTTGGATTACGCAGAATTCCGTCAAACAAGCTTTGAAAAGGATGTTTCGCAAGTTGAAGGTTTCGGCGCGTGCAGAAATGGTGGCAAAACTCCAAGATATACAAGTTTCCTAA
- a CDS encoding DUF3386 domain-containing protein encodes MTVTQLSAQELFRAAYENRYTWDKNFPGYTANITFKQDDKVFTGQVRINPNLKAEVLGVDDESAKQAIHGQAWEIAIHRVRRSFEDTHSANTFSYGKTDETGAVELLMGGKAEGDKYKVRNNEVCHVHRLIHGTFVTIDTFTSHDTGEGYLSHRYDSVYHDPKTGEQKGGRSEFIDEYEKVGDYFILNRREISTEIAGQVSIQEFIFSDIKLLEPVAA; translated from the coding sequence ATGACAGTTACACAACTCTCTGCTCAGGAACTTTTCCGGGCTGCTTATGAGAACCGCTATACTTGGGATAAGAATTTTCCCGGTTACACCGCAAATATTACCTTTAAACAAGATGATAAAGTGTTTACAGGTCAAGTTCGCATCAACCCCAATCTCAAAGCCGAAGTATTGGGTGTAGATGACGAGTCAGCCAAGCAAGCAATTCATGGTCAAGCCTGGGAAATAGCAATTCACCGCGTCCGCCGCAGCTTTGAAGACACCCACAGCGCCAACACCTTTAGCTATGGCAAAACTGACGAAACTGGTGCTGTTGAGCTTTTAATGGGTGGTAAGGCTGAGGGCGATAAATATAAAGTTCGCAATAATGAAGTGTGCCATGTTCACCGTCTCATTCACGGTACTTTTGTGACAATTGACACCTTTACCAGTCACGACACCGGAGAAGGCTACCTGTCCCACCGCTATGACTCTGTGTACCATGACCCCAAAACTGGGGAACAAAAGGGCGGTAGAAGCGAATTTATCGATGAGTATGAAAAAGTTGGCGATTATTTTATCCTCAATCGTCGGGAGATTAGCACCGAGATAGCAGGACAAGTATCTATTCAGGAATTTATCTTCTCTGACATCAAATTGTTGGAACCTGTTGCTGCTTAA
- the tmk gene encoding dTMP kinase: MGGKLIVFEGVEGSGKTSQMQLCGQWLESLGVSVVVTREPGGTELGLHLRRLLLEKAEDKPVAEVTELLLYAADRSQHVEQELKPNLSVGKYILCDRYIDSTIAYQGYGRGINMSLINQLNYIATGGLESDLTIWLDVDVEVGLARKRGDGVGLDRIEQETIAFHRRVQQGYAELAASNPSRIMRVDGSLSKEAVQQVIQEILRVHLKGLLL; this comes from the coding sequence ATGGGTGGCAAATTAATTGTATTTGAAGGGGTAGAAGGCTCTGGCAAAACCAGCCAAATGCAGCTTTGTGGTCAATGGTTGGAAAGTTTAGGTGTTTCTGTGGTGGTAACTCGTGAACCGGGGGGAACAGAGTTAGGCTTACATCTTCGCCGCTTGCTACTAGAGAAGGCAGAGGATAAACCAGTTGCTGAAGTGACAGAACTTTTATTGTATGCTGCTGACCGATCGCAACACGTAGAACAAGAACTTAAACCAAATCTGTCCGTAGGGAAATATATTTTATGCGATCGCTATATTGACTCTACCATTGCCTACCAAGGATATGGTCGCGGTATTAACATGAGTTTAATCAATCAGCTAAACTATATTGCTACCGGTGGCTTAGAGAGTGACTTAACTATTTGGCTAGATGTCGATGTTGAAGTCGGACTAGCTCGCAAACGGGGAGATGGAGTAGGATTAGACCGCATTGAACAAGAAACAATCGCTTTTCATCGGCGCGTTCAACAAGGATATGCAGAGTTAGCAGCATCCAATCCTTCACGAATTATGCGGGTAGATGGCAGTTTGAGTAAAGAAGCTGTACAACAGGTAATTCAAGAAATTTTGCGCGTACACCTGAAGGGGTTGCTGTTGTAA
- a CDS encoding ATP-binding protein, producing MSHPVNPTLGQSSYPRLNRSLSAVESWGFGLTAHISWTALVPAIHAALGSQAIFVWIPAVIFGMLLNYQVKRLGIHFINVAGGTPNYGTKLLQNYPGLACYAAIGYLLNWVSYLAVNTIVLKDLIKVNLEALGIACPEILLNIGFTLLPFIVAFSGTRALSILHLFFVIPAFGLLMTFCLQGLGWLAFSGDSPGFFPSNWSSLGFVDWAKWFFFVTYATYSCETASSFVADSRQPTKTLRFLDFAAWMMPPIFVGGSWVMMRLATDSSLKDNAFLNLVAASQPFWGKSAAISVSFLLVAACLLGSATVVSNCPRILYQLALDKHISPVFSVVSRRGVFVPALTLTLVLCLIYLIWGDVEQIVAVGNVGWFVSFMLLHLGLWLRRDRSEVLFPRISLAILLLEVVVLVVGGLAWGWLNLLIGLLFPIGVMGIDAVIRRVNFPPFHSSWWMQRYKSRPVVIIKDSVVLQVIILIFLLCSAVAVGWLFGGKLNKAATAGGENLFVVLLMTVAFVGVAIACWTSLPQVVAIAEAREAAEHLFTVAQDGILVVDDRGIIQQANPATESFFGVSPSELRGNHLNKWLTALVYYPDQWTKRSEQTLLHKGKNKILEVSISDRPHQDFQEYVVILHDITQRKQAEQILQYSEAQLRQEAKHLASQLVHSEKMSSLGQLVAGVAHEINNPINFIYGNITYANQYIEDLLKLLQLYQQNYPHPVTEIQEKIEAIDLNFLIADLPKLLTSMTVGIERITEIVLSLRNFSRLDETEMKAVNIHEGIDNTLIILEHRFKAKSNSLTIEVIKEYGDLPLVECYAGQLNQVFMNLLANAIDALEEAVENGEWRAEKAALSPPKICIYTQLTNENQVVIRIVDNGTGIPENVQKQLFEPFFTTKPVGKGTGLGLSISYQIITQKHLGQLQCISTPGKGTEFVVVIPLNQQAI from the coding sequence ATGTCCCATCCTGTTAATCCCACTTTGGGCCAATCTTCTTACCCTCGCTTGAATAGAAGTTTAAGTGCTGTTGAAAGTTGGGGCTTCGGTTTAACGGCTCATATTTCCTGGACAGCATTGGTTCCAGCAATTCATGCTGCTCTCGGTTCCCAAGCGATTTTTGTCTGGATACCTGCGGTGATTTTTGGAATGCTGCTCAACTACCAGGTAAAACGCTTGGGCATACATTTTATCAATGTGGCTGGAGGAACGCCTAACTATGGTACTAAGCTGCTGCAAAATTACCCAGGACTAGCTTGTTATGCCGCAATTGGATACCTCCTCAACTGGGTTTCTTACTTAGCCGTTAATACCATCGTCCTCAAAGATTTAATTAAGGTAAATTTGGAGGCGCTGGGTATTGCCTGTCCAGAAATATTGCTGAATATTGGCTTTACACTGTTGCCGTTTATCGTGGCATTTAGTGGGACTCGCGCCCTCAGTATTTTACATTTATTTTTTGTAATTCCAGCCTTTGGATTGCTAATGACCTTTTGTTTACAGGGTCTTGGCTGGTTGGCATTCTCTGGTGATAGTCCTGGGTTTTTTCCTAGCAATTGGTCATCTCTGGGTTTTGTGGATTGGGCGAAGTGGTTCTTTTTCGTCACCTATGCCACCTATAGTTGTGAAACGGCTTCTTCCTTTGTCGCCGATAGCCGCCAACCCACCAAGACGCTGCGCTTTCTAGATTTTGCGGCTTGGATGATGCCACCGATCTTTGTGGGGGGTTCTTGGGTAATGATGCGGTTAGCAACAGATTCAAGCCTCAAAGACAATGCTTTTCTGAATCTTGTGGCGGCTTCCCAGCCCTTTTGGGGAAAATCAGCGGCTATAAGTGTTTCCTTTTTGCTAGTAGCTGCTTGTCTTTTAGGTTCGGCAACGGTTGTTTCTAATTGTCCTCGAATTTTATATCAGTTGGCTTTAGACAAACATATTTCACCAGTATTTTCCGTTGTATCACGTCGAGGCGTGTTTGTACCAGCGTTGACCTTAACACTGGTGTTGTGCCTAATTTATTTGATTTGGGGAGATGTTGAGCAAATCGTAGCCGTTGGCAATGTTGGCTGGTTTGTCTCCTTTATGTTATTGCATTTGGGGCTTTGGCTGCGGCGCGATCGCTCGGAAGTTTTGTTTCCTCGCATATCTCTGGCCATTCTGCTGTTAGAAGTTGTGGTGCTAGTGGTGGGTGGACTTGCTTGGGGTTGGCTCAACTTGCTAATTGGACTACTATTTCCGATTGGCGTTATGGGAATAGATGCCGTGATTCGTCGGGTGAATTTCCCACCATTCCACTCCAGTTGGTGGATGCAGCGATATAAATCGCGCCCTGTGGTAATTATCAAGGACTCAGTAGTTCTTCAGGTAATTATCCTGATTTTTTTACTTTGCAGCGCAGTGGCAGTTGGCTGGTTATTTGGTGGCAAACTTAATAAAGCGGCAACTGCGGGGGGTGAAAATCTATTTGTGGTGCTACTGATGACGGTAGCATTTGTGGGAGTAGCGATCGCCTGTTGGACAAGTTTACCGCAAGTAGTTGCGATCGCAGAAGCCCGTGAAGCTGCCGAACACCTCTTTACTGTTGCCCAGGATGGTATTTTAGTTGTGGACGATCGAGGCATTATCCAGCAAGCGAATCCAGCTACCGAATCTTTCTTTGGTGTTAGCCCATCTGAGTTGCGGGGAAATCACCTCAACAAATGGCTAACTGCATTAGTCTACTATCCAGACCAGTGGACAAAGCGCAGCGAACAAACCTTACTCCACAAAGGAAAAAACAAAATCCTGGAAGTCTCCATCTCAGACCGCCCTCATCAGGATTTTCAGGAGTATGTCGTTATTCTCCACGACATTACCCAGCGCAAACAAGCAGAACAGATATTGCAATACTCAGAAGCACAATTGCGCCAAGAGGCAAAGCATTTAGCATCTCAACTCGTGCATAGTGAAAAAATGTCCAGTTTAGGACAGTTGGTAGCAGGTGTAGCGCACGAAATCAACAACCCAATCAACTTTATCTATGGCAATATCACTTATGCCAATCAATATATCGAAGATTTGCTAAAACTACTGCAATTATACCAGCAAAACTATCCTCATCCAGTCACTGAAATTCAAGAAAAAATAGAAGCTATCGATTTAAATTTCCTGATAGCAGACTTGCCTAAATTGCTAACTTCTATGACCGTTGGTATCGAAAGAATTACAGAAATTGTTTTATCTCTGCGAAACTTTTCCCGGTTAGATGAAACAGAGATGAAAGCTGTGAATATCCATGAGGGTATAGATAATACTTTGATCATTTTGGAACATCGCTTCAAGGCAAAATCTAACTCTTTAACAATTGAGGTGATTAAAGAGTACGGCGATCTGCCATTAGTAGAATGTTATGCTGGACAACTCAATCAGGTATTTATGAACCTTCTAGCAAATGCGATCGATGCTTTAGAAGAGGCAGTGGAAAATGGTGAATGGCGAGCAGAGAAAGCAGCACTCTCTCCTCCCAAAATTTGTATTTATACTCAACTCACTAATGAAAATCAGGTAGTTATTCGCATTGTTGATAATGGTACAGGCATTCCCGAAAATGTCCAAAAGCAATTATTCGAACCATTCTTTACCACTAAACCAGTTGGCAAAGGCACAGGATTGGGTTTATCTATTAGTTACCAGATTATCACCCAAAAACATCTGGGACAATTACAATGTATTTCTACTCCTGGGAAAGGTACAGAATTTGTAGTTGTAATTCCGCTTAATCAACAAGCTATCTAA
- a CDS encoding hydantoinase/oxoprolinase family protein yields the protein MLKVFADRGGTFTDIVVVTNNQIIIDRLSRHPERFLIVSLPNQQWIIVYKLLSENPEQYQDAAIQGIRDIMGIYGNKPIPTEVIEVIKMGTTVATNALLERKGDRVVLLITKGFKDALRIGYQNRPNIFARQIILPTMLYEQVIEIDERYDAHGNELIRVNIQQVINDLEEVYNTGIRSCAIVFMHSDRYPNHEQQIAQIAQEIGFTQISVSHQVSPLMKLVSRGDTTVVDAYLTPILRRYVNQITSQLPGVKLMFMKSDGGLVAAQQFQGKDSILSGPAGGIVGAVQTSKRAGFESVITFDMGGTSTDVAHFQGEYERQLDSEIAGARMRVPVLAINTIAAGGGSILFFDGSSYRVGPQSAGSNPGPACYRRGGPLTVTDANVMLGKIHPQYFPSVFGIDGNLPLDKDTVIQQFTQLAQDIQATTLNDCTPEQVAAGFIAIAVENMANAIKKISLQRGYDVSQYVLCSFGGAGGQVACLIADTLGMKKIFLHPYAGVLSAYGMGLADVRAIREGGVEQPLTQALIANLHQLMEYLETQARNEIGELPSQIEIVRKVNLKYEGTNSTLNVNFADNLVLMQQEFEVKHQSRYGFIQLEKTLIVESTSVEVIQKMDTPEEPLIIRTRSLDEAPTSVETVSMFTADRWYDTPVYRREDLQPEDSINGPAIVVEKISTIVVEPNWNARLNAHNHLILQRLSIGYGDNLSNSVNAKKQN from the coding sequence ATGTTGAAAGTTTTTGCTGACCGTGGTGGTACATTCACAGATATTGTTGTCGTTACTAATAATCAGATAATTATAGACAGACTCTCAAGACATCCTGAACGTTTCTTAATTGTTTCTTTGCCTAATCAGCAATGGATTATAGTTTATAAACTGCTTTCAGAAAATCCCGAACAATATCAAGATGCCGCTATTCAAGGTATACGGGATATTATGGGGATTTACGGCAACAAACCCATTCCCACTGAAGTAATAGAAGTGATAAAAATGGGGACAACAGTAGCAACCAATGCGCTGTTAGAACGGAAAGGAGACAGGGTTGTTCTTCTCATTACCAAAGGATTTAAAGATGCGCTGCGAATTGGCTACCAAAACCGTCCTAATATCTTTGCTCGTCAGATAATTTTACCAACCATGCTTTATGAGCAGGTAATTGAGATTGACGAACGTTATGATGCTCATGGCAATGAATTAATACGTGTAAATATTCAACAAGTAATAAATGACTTAGAAGAAGTTTACAACACAGGAATTCGGAGTTGTGCTATTGTTTTTATGCATAGCGATCGCTATCCTAATCACGAACAACAAATAGCCCAAATTGCCCAAGAAATCGGCTTTACACAAATATCCGTATCTCATCAAGTTAGTCCATTAATGAAATTAGTCAGCCGAGGAGATACAACAGTAGTCGATGCTTATTTAACTCCGATTCTCCGTCGCTATGTCAACCAGATAACAAGTCAGTTACCTGGAGTAAAATTAATGTTTATGAAATCTGACGGCGGTTTAGTTGCAGCCCAACAATTTCAAGGCAAAGATAGTATTTTAAGTGGCCCGGCTGGCGGTATTGTCGGCGCAGTTCAAACTAGCAAAAGAGCAGGTTTTGAATCAGTTATTACCTTTGATATGGGAGGAACAAGTACAGATGTCGCCCATTTTCAAGGAGAGTATGAACGACAACTAGATTCAGAAATTGCTGGGGCGCGGATGCGAGTTCCCGTATTAGCAATTAATACCATTGCTGCTGGAGGCGGTTCAATTCTCTTTTTTGATGGTTCCAGTTATCGTGTCGGCCCGCAATCTGCTGGTTCTAATCCTGGCCCTGCTTGTTATCGACGTGGTGGGCCATTAACAGTTACTGATGCCAACGTGATGTTAGGCAAAATTCACCCACAATATTTTCCCTCAGTTTTTGGAATTGATGGGAATTTACCTTTAGATAAAGATACTGTCATTCAGCAATTTACCCAATTAGCCCAAGATATTCAAGCCACGACATTAAATGATTGTACTCCCGAACAGGTAGCAGCTGGATTTATTGCGATCGCAGTGGAAAATATGGCGAACGCAATTAAAAAAATCAGTCTACAACGGGGTTATGATGTCAGCCAATATGTACTTTGTAGTTTTGGCGGTGCAGGTGGGCAAGTTGCTTGTTTAATTGCCGATACCTTGGGAATGAAAAAGATATTTCTTCACCCTTATGCTGGCGTTCTCTCAGCTTATGGAATGGGATTAGCTGATGTCAGAGCGATTAGAGAAGGAGGAGTAGAACAGCCTTTAACTCAAGCATTAATTGCTAACTTACACCAGCTAATGGAATATTTAGAGACTCAAGCTAGAAATGAAATAGGTGAATTGCCTAGTCAAATAGAAATAGTCCGAAAAGTTAACTTAAAATATGAAGGAACTAACTCTACTTTAAACGTTAACTTTGCTGATAATTTGGTATTAATGCAACAAGAATTTGAGGTTAAACATCAATCACGTTATGGTTTCATTCAATTAGAGAAAACTTTAATTGTGGAATCAACCTCAGTAGAAGTAATTCAGAAAATGGATACTCCTGAAGAACCTTTAATTATTCGGACTCGTTCTTTAGATGAAGCTCCTACATCTGTTGAAACAGTAAGTATGTTTACTGCTGATAGATGGTACGATACTCCTGTATACAGACGAGAAGATTTACAACCAGAAGATAGCATTAATGGGCCTGCGATCGTTGTCGAAAAAATTAGCACTATCGTAGTTGAACCTAACTGGAATGCCAGATTAAATGCACACAATCATTTAATTTTACAGCGTCTATCAATAGGCTACGGAGATAATCTGTCTAACAGTGTTAACGCTAAGAAGCAGAATTGA